tcctttctcttccctaatCTCTCCCCGCGCCCCAACCCCTGGTGGTGCCCAAACCCCAGCGACTTCCCCTCAACCCCAGATCACCCTATCCCCAAATCTCCTGTCTCGGGCTCCCCGTCCGAAGCTCTGGTGGCCCCAGATACCCCGGGAACAGGACCTTCAGGCTCCTGCCCACACACTGCCTTCCTCTGGCCCATGGCCCctgacccctcccctctcctggatGCAGTACATGCTGTCGATGGTCGTCGCCTACTTTATCCGTGCTGCCCGCCCGACGTGGCAGTATAAGCAGTTCCATTTCTTCCTGGCCCTGTGAgtcttctcctgcctcctctcccccagcgTGGGTCCAGGGGATGGATAATGCTCAGCCATGACCACGGGAGCCAGAAAGGGGATCGCAGGGTCTGgggctccttcctgtcccccagaGGCTCTGCCACTCAGCATCCCTGAGGGCACCGCACTGTCTCCTGACACACGCCCCAGCAGagctccccagctccccaccctTAGTAGCCCCCAGGATGGGGGTGATGTCCCATACAGGGTCCCAGAACCAGGCTACCCCGCTGTGCCAGGCCCTTCAACCTGGGCCCTCCCCATGAGGGCGGCAGCGGGTTgccaagggaggaggaaatggccaTGGGAGTCTGGCCGGGCTGTAACGAAGGAAGAAGGGGGCCGGGggcctggctcctaggcccacaaCCCCCATCTGGACACAGCTACCTGGCGAATGACATAGAGCAGGATATGTTCGTCATGAAGAAGGCTATGTTACCATTCGCTTTCGGGCACAAGGTGAGAGCGAAGGAGGGCAGCATCTTCTATCGTCTGCTGCTGAAGTTCTTCGAGGCCATAGGCGGCGAGGCACGGGTGTCACCCGAAGAGTGTGAGGAGGTAGGGCTGTGTCAGGGCCCTGCAGGGGACCTCGGGAGTGGGGAGACtcctgggaggggaagagggccggGTAGGAGGCCGGGGACTAGGCGACCAGTATGGGGTTCTGTTCCTGGTTTCCTGTCTGATGACCCATTCCCAACCCCGGTTGACATCTTACACCCCCAACCCTTGCCTGGAGCCAGTCTCCCACCAACTGCTCCCTGCCCCTGGTGAGACTTCCTCCCCAGGTCATGGCCCGGGACCCCTTCTACTGGGCCTGGTGTCGGGACCGCATCGTGTGCAGTATGCCAGTCAGCTGGTGGAACGAGGACAACAGAGTCGGGTATGGCGGTGCAGAGAATCTGGGGCTCAGATGGGTAGCTGCCCAAGCAGTATTAGGGCAATTCCCCCTTAGTGCCCttcacctccccccaaccccagccacccTGTCTGTCATGGGGAACAGCCACAGACATGGGGAACAGTCTGTCGGCAAAGGTTGGGAGTCCCATGCCAGTAGACCCTGCCCATGCTCTGTGACAGCCAGAATCCCAGTTTGAGCTCGATGGACTGGGATGTGGTGTCCCCCTCACTGACCTGGAAGAGGGGGCGGGGAGATGTTTTCTTAATTCCCAGGAGGGCAATGGGTggtgggggtcaggggagggactATCCACTCCTAGGACGCCTTCAGCCTCCCCTGCCTCACGTTCCTAGCAGCTAAAGGAAACTCAGGGGCCAGCAGGGACAGATGTGGGCCTGGAAGCAAAGGAATGGACAGTGGGCCTAGGGGTGAGGAGAAATGAGGGGGAAGGGTAGTTGGCAGGTTGCTAGGGGCCATTATGGGAGACCGGAATTGGGGAGGCCAGGATGggacagaagaggagaggagcagcGGTCCAAGTGTGGGAAGAATGGGGGGCTGTGGGGTGGTGGCATTGGGTCTGGGGCTTTGAAACGGTGGGAGGGGTCTGGAGACCCCttttccaccaccccctcccaccaaTTAAACCCTCTGCGCCCTGAGCATtgccatccccacaacacacacacacacacacacacacacacacacacacacacacacacacacacacacacaccccacacacacacccacaccccctcCCACCAATTAAACCCTCTGCGCCCTGAGCATtgccatccccacaacacacacacacacacacacacacacacacacaccccacaccccccccccccccacacaccccccgcACCCATGGCAGGACAGAGAGTAGTGTCCACACTTGGCCCCAGATCCAGGAGTCCCCAAGGGCAGATGGTGGGTCCCCCACGCCCACCCCCCGACAGGATCTGATTGGTGGACACATCTGCCAATCTTCCTTCTGAGCTGCAACTCCTGTAGTTGATACAGTAatatggcggggggcggggggcgggggccggagaGGACGTCAGCACGTGTGGAGGGGAAAATCCACCCAGCAATTGGCCTGAGTTATGTGGCCTGGTATCAGGGCCCAGTACCCGTCCCAGGAGCGAGCCTACACCCAAACTATGCTAGGAAAGCCGCCATTCCCTGACGGGATCTTGCGGTGGCGTTGGCCGGGAGTTTACAaactcttttttcctttttgtctGCTGCTGCATGCTCAGTTATGCAGTGAATGATTGATACTGAGCGACTTTCCAGAGTCTGCTGCCAAGGACTGAAAAATATGAGTCAAAATCAATTCAGACAATAATGGAAAATAAGACAGGGATTCTTTTAGAAGGCCCCTAACCACTGATTCTGCTTTGAAAATACTTAGAAAGCTGCAGAACGTtgttatgttctgttttgttatgtGTTCTTGATTTTCTCTTCAGAAACACTGACTAACTCTAATTTTGCCTGGAAAGACATCATCTTCAACTTCTTCCTTGTTGATTTTAGTAAAGATTTAGCAAGTTGAAGCTAGAAAACACTGGCTCCTTGTATAATCCAATTTTTAATGTTGTGGTGGAAGTTTTGttcaacaataaaataaataattaagtgTTAATATTTTCAAATTACTAACTCTTCTGAACGCCCCCCATGTGCTGGCCCCcatcaactcattcccatccaattcCCACTATCCCCTTTTAtaaatgcttttaataaggtatatacttttaataaggttttgaatgaggggagagggattgtctgtcggatatgaagagggagggcaatccaggccagaggcaggatgtgggtgagaggacggaggcgagatagacgagactgagatacggggagtaggttgacattagaggagtggagtgtgagagctgggttgtagtaagaaatcagggaggtaaggtaggagggggcaaggtgattgagtgctttaacgccTATGGTAAGTAGTTACTATTTGATACCTtccacaactaagccctcatttcccctactccctctcccttctgtgtcacctttgcacttgattCTGTACCCTCCCATTCTCAGATCCACAGAGCTTgcatacacaatcaatcaatcaatcaatcaatcgtatttattgagcacttactgtatgcagagcactgtactaagcgcttgggaagtacaagctggcaacatatagagacagtccccacccaccagtgggctcacagtctagaagggggagacagagaacaaaaccaaacatactaacaaagtaaaataaatagaatagataggtacaagtaaaataaataaataaatagagcaataaatatgtacaatcatatatacatatatacaggtgctgtggggaagggaaggaggtaagatgcgggggatggagagggggacgagggggagaggaaggaaggggctcagtctgggaaggcctcctggaggagatgagctctcagtagggccttgaagggaggaagagagcttactgtgtacagagcactgtactaagtgcttgggacagcataatataacagacacattccctgtccacagcgatcttacattctagagggggagacagacattaatataaatagataaagttacagataagtacataagtgctgtggggctgggatgggggatgaataaagggagcaagtcagggcaatgcagaagggagtggaagaaaatgaaaagagggcttagccagggaaggcctcttggacagatgttccttcattaagactttgaagttgggaaagGCCTTGGGACAGGTGGggaatatcaataatttattttactgtgtctcccccccttcccgaGACTGTACTCTCTttgtaagcaggaaatgtgtctaccaactct
This sequence is a window from Tachyglossus aculeatus isolate mTacAcu1 unplaced genomic scaffold, mTacAcu1.pri scaffold_105_arrow_ctg1, whole genome shotgun sequence. Protein-coding genes within it:
- the LOC119922494 gene encoding uncharacterized protein LOC119922494, which gives rise to MCACSVRAAAGGAASRHPRMLSLGRAGRPPEVCACSVRAGAEGAMSKHPRGEPRLRSDSVHLPINPVSVGGTSQNPRSLRHEQLTCSLDTQTLDTLPSSTLEESASLAGRQPCLEQPQRSEMLGNGILWWPQIPREQDLQAPAHTLPSSGPWPLTPPLSWMQYMLSMVVAYFIRAARPTWQYKQFHFFLALYLANDIEQDMFVMKKAMLPFAFGHKVRAKEGSIFYRLLLKFFEAIGGEARVSPEECEEVMARDPFYWAWCRDRIVCSMPVSWWNEDNRVGYAVND